CATCGTTCGCGCGCCGCTCATCACTGAGAAGGCGACGGCCCTCTCCGAACGTAACCAGGTTGTTTTCCGCGTGGCGATGACCGCCGCGAAGCCGGAAATCAAGGTTGCGGTCGAGACGCTTTTCGGCGTCAAGGTCGTCTCCGTGAACACGCTGGTGCAGAAGGGCAAGACCAAGATGGTCAAGGGCCGTCCTGGTCGCCGTTCGGACATCAAGAAGGCGTATGTTCAGCTTGCGGAAGGTCAGTCCATTGACCTCACCGCGAAGCTGGGCTGACGCGGGATAGGATACCATGGCACTCAAGCACTTTAATCCCACGACGCCGAGCACACGTGGCACGGTACTGATCGACCGCAGCGAGCTCTTCAAGGGCAAGCCGGTCAAGCAGCTGACCGAAGGCAAGAACAAGACGGGCGGCCGCAACAACCACGGCCGTACCACGTCGCGTTTCCGTGGCGGCGGGCACAAGCAGTCCTACCGCTATGTCGACTTCAAGCGTCGCAAGTTCGATGTTGCCGGTACGGTCGAGCGTCTGGAATATGACCCGAACCGCACTGCCTTCATCGCGCTGATCAAGTACGAAGACGGCGAGCTGGCCTACATCCTGGCACCGCAGCGCGTTAAGGTTGGCGATCAGGTTATCGCTGGCGAACGCACCGACGTGAAGCCGGGCAATGCCATGCCGCTGGGCTCGATGCCTGTCGGTACGATCGTGCACAACATCGAGCTGAAGCCCGGTGCAGGCGGCAAGATCGCCCGTTCGGCTGGCACATATTGCCAGCTGGTTGGCAAGGATGCTGGCTACGCCCAGATCAAGCTGCAGTCCGGTGAGCTCCGTCTCGTTCGTGGCGAATGCATGGCCACTGTTGGCGCGGTGTCGAACCCCGACAACATGAACCAGCATCTCGGCAAAGCCGGTCGTAACCGTTGGCTCGGCCGTCGTCCGCATAACCGCGGCGTCGTCATGAACCCGGTCGACCATCCGCATGGTGGTGGTGAAGGTCGTACCTCTGGTGGCCGTCATCCGGTTACGCCGTGGGGCAAGCCGACCAAGGGCTACAAGACTCGTGTTAACAAGAAGACGGACAGCCTGATCATCCGTCGCCGCAAGACCGGCAAGTAAGAAGGGGGCAAACAGAGATGGCACGTTCCGTCTGGAAGGGCCCGTTCGTTGACGGGTACTTGTTCGGCAAGGCTGAAGCGTCGCGCGCTTCGGGTCGTAATGAGGTGATCAAGATCTGGTCGCGTCGTTCCACCATCCTGCCGCAGTTCGTCGGACTCACGTTCGGCGTTTATAATGGCCACAAGTTCCTGCCGGTGCAGGTGACGGAAAACATGGTCGGGCACAAGTTCGGTGAGTTCTCGCCGACACGCACGTTCCCCGGTCATGCTTCCGACAAGAAGTCGAAGCGGGGCTGATCATGAGCAAGCCGAAGCACATTCGCACACTCGCTGATACGGAAGCGCAGGCTGTCGCCCGCAACATCCGCGTCAGCCCGCGCAAGCTGAACCTGGTTGCGGCGATGATCCGCAACCAGCCGGCAGACAAGGCAATCGCAGCGCTGACGTTCTCGCGTCGCCGTATCGCTCAGCAGGTTCGCAAGACCCTCGAGAGCGCCGTGGCCAATGCAGAGAACAATCATCAGCTCGATGTCGATCAGCTCGTGGTCAAGACCGCAGAAGTTGGCAAGTCGATCGTCATGAAGCGTTTCCACGCTCGTGGCCGTGGTCGTTCCTCGCGCATCGAGAAGTTCTTCAGCCACCTGAAGATCGTCGTTGCCGAGCGCGCTGCAGACGAAGCGCCTGCGCCGAAGGGCAAGGGCAAGGACGCAGCAGAGCAGAAGGCAGCCTGATATGGGACACAAAGTCAATCCGATCGGGCTCCGGCTCGGCGTAAACCGCACCTGGGATAGCCGCTGGTACGCCGGCAATGACTATTCCCGTCTGCTGCATGAAGACCTGATGCTGCGCGCTTACCTGCGTCGCAAGCTCTCGGGTGCAGGCGTTTCCCGCGTTGTGATCGAGCGTCCGGCCAAGAAGCCGCGCGTCACGATCTATGCAGCGCGTCCGGGCGTCGTCATCGGCAAGAAGGGTCAGGACATCGACGCTCTTCGCAAGGATCTGAGCCGCCTGGCAAAGACCGACGTTGCGCTGAACATCGTCGAGATCCGCAAGCCCGAAATCGACGCAACCCTGGTTGCCGAGAATATTGCACAGCAGCTGGAGCGCCGCGTGGCCTTCCGTCGTGCGATGAAGCGTGCGGTTCAGTCTGCCATGCGTCTTGGCGCGCAGGGTATCCGAATCAACTGCTCCGGCCGTCTCGGTGGTGCGGAAATCGCTCGTATCGAGTGGTATCGCGAAGGTCGCGTGCCACTTCACACGTTGCGCGCCGACATCGATTACGGTATCGCCACTGCCAAGACGACCTATGGTACGTGCGGTGTGAAAGTCTGGATCTTCAAGGGTGAAATCCTTGCCCATGATCCGATGGCTCAGGACCGTCGTGCAGCGGAACAAGCGCCGCAGCGCTGAGCAGTAGATTATGACAAGCGCCGCGAGGCGCATGAGGATACGACACCATGCTTTCCCCGAAGCGGACTAAGTTTCGCAAGGCCCACAAGGGCCGCATTCATGGGTTGGCCAAGGGCGGAACGACGTTGAATTTCGGCGCGTTCGGTCTTAAGGCTCTTGAACCCGAACGTATCACCGCACGCCAGATCGAGGCGTCGCGTCGTGCGATCACTCGTGCGATGAAGCGTGCCGGTCGCGTGTGGATTCGGATTTTCCCGGATCTCCCGGTTTCCACGAAGCCTGCTGAAGTCCGCATGGGCTCCGGCAAGGGCTCGCCCGAGTTCTGGGTGGCCCGCGTGAAGCCCGGCCGCGTGCTGTTTGAAATCGAAGGCGTGCCGCCTGAAGTGGCACGTGAGGCCCTGGCTCTTGGCGCAGCGAAGCTGCCGATCAAGACCAAGTTCATCACCCGTATCGGGGAGGCATAAGAATGGCTGACGCTTACAAGGTAGCCGATCTTCGCGCCAAGTCCCCTGATGAACTGCAGGCCCTTCTTCTGGACCTGAAGCGTGAGCAGCTGAACCTCCGGTTCCAGGCTGCCACGGGCCAGTCAGAGGGAGTCGGACGCGTTCGCGTTCTCCGTCGTGCGATTGCTCGCATCAAGACGGTGGCGCATCAATCGAAGAACAAGGCGGGCGCAAAAACGTCCGCCGCAGAGTCCTGAGAGGAGACGGACGATGCCAAGGCGCGTCCTGACAGGGCGAGTGACGAGCGACAAGATGGACAAGACGGTTACCGTTCTTGTTGATCGTCGTATCATGCACCCGCTCTATAAGAAGTTCATTCGTCGTTCCAAGAAGTACGCGGCGCATGACGAGCTGAACGAGTGCAAGATCGGAGACACGGTGCGCATCGAAGAATGCGCTCCGATTTCCAAGCGCAAGACCTGGACGGTGATTACCCGCAACGGTGCGGCCCTTGAGGCAGCAGCTGCGGCACCGGCTCAGGCGTCAGCGTAAGAGGGGACTGAGAAATGATCCATCCCGAGACCAATCTGGACGTCGCCGATAATTCCGGCGCACGTCAGGTGCAGTGCATCAAGGTGCTGGGCGGCTCCAAGCGGAAAACCGCCTCGGTCGGCGACGTGATCGTCGTGTCCGTCAAGGAAGCGATTCCCCGCGGCAAGGTGAAGAAGGGTGACGTGCATCAGGCCGTCATCGTTCGCACGTCCTACCCCGTTCGTCGTGCTGACGGCAGCGCCATCCGCTTCGATAAGAATGCGGCTGTGCTGATCAACAAGTCGATGGAACCGATCGGCACGCGTATCTTTGGCCCGGTGGTTCGTGAGCTGCGTGCGCGCAAGTTCATGAAGATCATCTCCCTGGCTCCGGAGGTGCTATAATGGCTGCTCGTATCAAGAAGGGTGACCAGGTTCTGGTCCTCTCCGGCTCGTCGCGCGGCACGCGTGGCGAAGTCCTGGCCGTTCTGCCGAAGGTCGAAAAGGCCATCGTGCGTGGCGTTGCCGTGGCTAAGCGTCACCAGAAGCCGACCCGCATGAACCAGGAAGGCGGTATCATCGCCAAGGAAATGCCGGTTCATCTGTCCAACCTGAAGCTCGTCGATCCGAAGAGCGGCAAGCCGACTCGCGTCGGTTTCCGTCAGCTTGAGGATGGACGCAAGGTTCGTGTCGCCAAGGTGACCGGCGAAGTGATCGAAGGCTAAGGGGGCGACAATGAGCGAGACTATTACCCGCATCCAGCCGCGCCTGCAGCAGCGTTACAACGACGTTCTCCGTGACAAGCTGCGTGAGCAGTTTGGCTACAAGAACGCCATGCAGGTTCCCAAGCTGGAAAAGATCGTGCTGAACATGGGCGTGGGCGAAGCCGCCGGCGACCAGAAGAAGCTCGATGCCGCCGTTGCCGAAATGGCAGCCATCTCCGGTCAGAAGCCCGTCAAGACGGTTGCTCGCAAGGCAATCGCAGGCTTCAAGATCCGTGAAGGCCTGCCGATCGGCTGCAAGGTGACCCTGCGTCGCGCACGCATGTACGAATTCCTCGATCGTCTCGTGACGATCGCGATGCCGCGCATTCGTGACTTCCGCGGTCTGCCCCCCAACAAGGGCTTTGACGGTCGTGGCAACTTCGCCATGGGCATCAAGGAGCAGATCGTGTTCCCGGAAATCGACTACGACAAGATCGACTCCGTACGCGGCATGGACATCATCTTCGTCACCACGGCGAAGAGCGATGAAGAGGCAAAAGCGCTGCTCAAGGCGTTCGATCTGCCCTTCACTGCCTGATTTATCGGGTTGAGCCGGGTTTTTTCCTTTTCAAAGGAAGCCCGGCTCCCTATATACACACGCTGTTTGGAAAACCGTTGGGATTGGCCCGACAGGTTCCGGGAGAAGATTTAGCATGGCAAAAATCTCCGCCGTGAACCGCAACGCCAAGCGCGCCTACATGGCGACGCGCGATAAGGCGAAGCGGACCGCGTTGAAAGATATCATCAAGGACCGGAGCCTTCCGGTAGAGGAGCGTTTCGACGCAACCCTGAAGCTGGCAGAAATGCCGCGCAACGGGTCGCGCGTTCGTTTCCGTCTGCGCTGCAAGGTTTCGGGACGTCCCCGCGCGAACTATCGCAAGTTCGAGCTGAGCCGTATCGCCCTGCGCGACCTGGCCTCCACCGGCCAGATCCCCGGTATGGTCAAGTCGAGCTGGTAAGGTAGAAGCGAATGTCCCTGTCCGATCCGTTGGGTGATATGCTCACCCGCATTCGCAATGCCCAGCGTGCACGTCACGCGGCTTGCATCGCACCGGCTTCCAAGCTGCGTGCGAACGTTCTGGAAGCGCTGCGTCGCGAAGGTTACATCCGTGGCTACACCACGGAAGAACTGCGCGCCGGCGTCTCCCAGCTGCGCATCGAGCTGAAATATGCAGACGGCCAGCCCGTGATCAAGGAAATCCACCGCGTGTCCAAGCCGGGCCGTCGCGTGTATTCCAAGATCAAGGAACTGCCGCGCGTGTATGCCGGTCTCGGCGTGTCGATCCTGTCCACCCCGCGCGGTATCCTTTCGGATATCGAGGCTCGCGCCGCGAATGTCGGTGGCGAAGTCCTCTGCCGCGTCTTCTGAGGAGGATCACATGTCACGAGTAGGCAAGTATCCGGTCGTCATTCCTGCTGGCGTGGACGTTTCCATTGCCGATGGGTCCCTGACTGCCAAGGGCAAGCGCGGTTCGCTGAGCATGCCTCTGACCCGCTTCGTTCAGGCGAAGGTGGAAGACGGCAAGGTTTCGATCCTTCCGGTGGGTAACCGTTCGCGTGAGACCTGGACGATGTGGGGCACAACCCGCGCCATCGTCGCCAACCTGGTCAAGGGCGTTTCCGAAGGTTTCAGCAAGACGCTCGAAATCACCGGTACGGGTTTCCGCGCCAGCGTGCAGGGTTCGAACCTGGTGATGAACCTGGGTTATTCCCACGACGTCGTCTATCCGATCCCCGCCGACGTGAAGATCACCACGCCTCGTCCCACGGCCATCACGGTCGAAGGAAACGACAAGCAGCGTGTTGGTCAGGTTGCGCTCGACATCCGTAACTTCCGCAAGCCGGAACCCTATAAGGGCAAGGGCGTGCGTTACGAGACCGAAGTTCTCCGTCGTAAGGAAGGCAAGAAGAAATAATGGCTACGCAGCATGGATTGCAGGAACGGCGCCGTCAGCGGCTTCGCTTCCAGCTTCGCCGCAAGAGCGGTGGCCGGCCGCGTCTGTCGGTCTTCCGTTCTGGCAAGAACATCTACGCACAGGTGATCGACGACGCCCAGGGCGTTACCCTCGCCAGCGCTTCCACCCTCGAGAAGACTCTTCGCGAGTCCGGCAAGACGGGTGCAAATGTCGATGCGGCTTCGGTTGTCGGCAAGCTGGTTGCAGAGCGCGCTCTGGCCGCTGGCGTGACGGCGGTCGTGTTCGATCGCGGTGCGTATCTCTATCATGGTCGCGTCAAGGCGCTGGCCGAAGCTGCCCGCGAGGGCGGCCTTTCGTTCTAAGGAAGGATCACACATGGCACGTGAGCCAAGAGAAGGCGGCCGTGGTGGTCGCGAGCGGGAACGCGAAGGCGACGATCTGGTCGACAAGCTGGTAACGATCAACCGCGTGGCCAAAGTGGTCAAGGGTGGACGTCGCTTCGCTTTTGCTGCCCTGGTTGTCGTTGGTGACCAGAAGGGTCGCGTCGGGTACGGTGCGGGCAAGGCCCGTGAAGTGCCGGAAGCAATCCGCAAGGCCACCGAGCGCGCCAAGCGCACGATGATCCGCGTTCCGATGAAGGAAGGCCGCACGCTGCATCACGATTCCTACGGGCATTTTGGTGCTGGCAAGGTCGTGGTTCGTGCAGCTGAAGCCGGTACCGGCATCATCGCAGGCGGCCCGATGCGCGCCGTTTTCGAATCGCTGGGCGTGAATGACGTCGTTGCGAAGTCCCTCGGGACCCGTAACCCGCACAACATGGTCAAGGCGACCTTTGCCGCTCTCGAGCGTTGCAGCAGCCCCCGCGCCGTCGCAAGCCGCCGTGGCAAAAAGGCCTCTGAGCTGTTTGCAAAGCGTGATGCATCGTCTGACGAGGCAGTGGAGGCGACCAATGGCTGAGAACAAGGCTGTTCGCGTCAAGCAGATCGCTTCGGCTATCGGGCGCAAGCCCGGCCAGGCTGAGACCCTCGTGGGTCTGGGCCTGCGCGGCATCGGCAGTGTTCGTGAACTGGAGGATACGCCTTCGGTTCGCGGCATGATCCGCAAGGTTGCCCACCTCATCCAGGTGGAGGGTTGATATGAACCTTAATGAACTGCGCGATAACGCCGGTGCGCGTTACCGCAAGAAGCGTCTGGGCCGTGGTATCGGCTCGGGCAAAGGCAAGACCTCCGGTCGCGGCGTCAAGGGTCAGAAGGCCCGTGAAGGCGTCTCGCTGAACGGCTTCGAGGGTGGTCAGCTTCCGCTGTACCGTCGTATGCCGAAGCGCGGGTTCAAGAACATCTTCCGCAAGGAATTTGCTCCTGTGAACCTGGGCGCGATCGACCGTGCACTGGCTGATGGCAAGCTTCAGGCAGACGCGACGATCACGGAAGAGGCTCTGCGCGCCGCTGGTCTGGTGGGCACTGGCAAGTATGCCGGTATCCGCCTGCTGGCAAAGGGCGAGCTGACCCGCGCCGTGACCGTTGAAGTTTCCGGCGCTTCGGCAACCGCGATTGCGGCTGTCGAGAAGGCTGGTGGCTCTGTCAAGGTTGCCGCCAAGGCTGAAGCTCCGGCAGAAGCCTGATCGCCCGAAACGCTCATCGCGCAGCTTTTCGTGCGCGACGAACGACGGTAATCCTGAACAGCGTCCCGCGCCTGCGGCGACGCTGTTTTTGTTGAAAGGACCGGTGGATGGCCTCCGCAGCCGAGCAGCTTGCCGCCAATCTCAATCTGAGTTCGTTCTCCAAGGCGACCGAACTCAAAAAGCGCATCTGGTTCACCCTGGGCGCGCTCATCATCTATCGTCTGGGAACCTACATCCCGGTTCCTGGCGTCGATGCGACCGTGATGGGTCAGCTCCTGAACCAGAATCAGGGCGGCATCATCGGCATGTTTGACATGTTCACCGGTGGTGCGCTTGGGCGTATGACTGTGTTCGCCCTGAACATCATGCCTTACATCAGCGCGTCGATCATCGTGCAGTTGCTTTCGACGGCGCTGCCTTCGCTTGAGGCACTCAAGAAAGAGGGTGATCAGGGCCGCAAGAAGCTTAACGCCTACACGCGTTACCTGACTGTGCTGATCGCCCTGTTCCAGGCCTATGGCATCGCCATGGGGCTCGAGCACATGACCAGCAAGACCGGTGCTCTGGCTGTTGTGGCGCCCGGTCCGTTCTTCATCCTGTCGTGCGTGGTGACGCTTGTTGGCGGAACCATGTTCCTGATGTGGCTGGGTGAGCAGATTACGTCGCGTGGTGTGGGTAACGGCATCTCACTGATCATCTTTGCTGGTATTGTCGCCAACCTGCCTCACGCGCTCGCCAGCCTGTTCCAGCTTGGCTACACGGGCGCGCTCTCGCCGTTCTTCGTGTTGCTGTTCCTGGTGCTTGCCGGGGCGACCATTGCGTTCATCGTGTTCATGGAGCAGGCGCAGCGCCGGGTAGTCATCCAGTATCCCAAGCGTCAGGTCGGCAGTCGCATGTTCGGTGGCGATTCCTCGCACATGCCGCTCAAGGTCAATACGGCTGGCGTGATTCCGCCCATTTTCGCTTCCTCCGTTCTACTGATCCCTGTGACGATTGCGGGCTTCATGAACGGCAAGGGGCTTCCGGGCTGGCTTAACACCCTTGGTCAGGAACTGGGGCAGGGGCAGCCGCTCTACATGCTGTTCTATGCAGCAATGATCCTGTTTTTTTCGTATTTCTATGCTGCGGTTACTTTCAACCCTGAAGAGACTGCCGAGAATCTGCGTAAGCAGGGTGGCTTCGTTCCGGGTATTCGGCCCGGCTCGAACACGGCGCGTTATTTCGACCGTATCCTCTCACGCCTCACGACCATCGGCGCGCTCTACCTCGTTGCGGTCTGCTTGCTGCCTCAGATTCTGATCAGCCGCTACAACGTGCCGTTCTACTTCGGTGGTACGAGTCTGATCATCATCGTGTCGGTCACGATCGACACGATGACTCAGGTACAGTCACATTTGGTGGCTCATCGCTATCAGGGCCTTATCCGCAAGCAGCGTGGTCGTGGGAACGGCAAGGCTGAGGCTGGCAGGGGAGTGCGCCGTCGATGAACATTATCCTTCTTGGCCCGCCTGGTGCGGGCAAGGGAACGCAGGCCCAGCGTCTTGAGCAGGAATACGGCCTGAAGCAGATCTCGACGGGCGATATGCTGCGCGCCGAGATGGCCGCAGGAACGCCGCTAGGTCTCAATGTGAAGTCGATCGTCGAGTCCGGGCAGTTTGTGCCGGACCCGGTGATGATCGACCTGATCAAGAGCCGCACCCTGCAGGCTGATTGCGCGAACGGGTTCATCCTCGATGGATTCCCGCGCACTGAAAGCCAGGCGGAGGCGCTGGACGCGATGCTGGCCTCGCGCGACATGAGAATCGATGCGGTGCTGCTGCTCGAAGTCGATGCCGAGCAGATCGTGGCCCGGTTGGCTGAGCGGTGTGCACCGGATGGCTCACGACGTGCCGATGATGAACCTGACACGGTTCGTCGTCGTATACAGGTCTATCGTGACCAGACGGCGCCCATTCTGCCCTATTATGAGAATGCGGGGCGCCTGCGCCGTATCGATGGTATGCAGAATGTCGAGACGGTGCATCAGGCTATCGTCGCGGTCCTTGGGCTTACAAAATAAGTCGGATGAGGCCGATCACGCAAAAGTGAACGGTTTTATTTGACTCAAGGGGGGTGCTCGATATATTGCGCGCCCTCGACACAGGTGCTGTCAGTCGCGTTAATCGTCGCCCGTGAGGCGTTCGATTCTTTGGCGGATTGAACAGTTTCGATTGAACTGGCCCATGACATGGGTCGAAGCAGAAAGAGAGCTTGGCCTTCCGGTCAGGCAGGGAGTGAGTGGCGTGGCGCGTATTGCCGGCGTAAATATTCCGACGAACAAGCGGGTAGTCATTGCCCTGAGCTACATCTACGGCATTGGTCCGTCGACGGCGAAGGCAATCTGCTCGAAGCTCGAAGTACCTGAAGCGAAGCGCGTCAACGAGCTGAGCGACGATGAGATCGTGAAGATCCGCGAACTGATTGACGGCGATTACCGCGTCGAGGGTGACCTCCGCCGCGAAACCGCGATGAACATCAAGCGTCTGATGGACCTTGGTTGCTATCGTGGTCTGCGTCACCGTCGTGGTCTGCCGGTGCGCGGCCAGCGTACGCACACGAATGCCCGTACCCGTAAGGGCAAGGCCGTGGCGATTGCCGGTAAGAAGAAAGCGACGCGCTAATTCGCGCATCTTAGGCGGATCGTGGCGAGTGGCGGCCCTCAGGCTGTCCTCTGCCCTTCGCTCATTGCCAAGTTTGACAGGACGACCTCATCATGGCCAAGGCCGCAACTCCGCGTATCCGTAAGAAGGAGCGCAAGAACATCATCTCCGGTGTCGCGCACGTTCTTTCGACGTTCAACAACACCATGATCACCATCTCCGACGCCCAGGGCAACTCGATTGCATGGTCTTCGGCTGGCGCGCAGGGCTTCAAGGGCTCGCGTAAGTCCACGCCGTATGCCGCTCAGGTTGCCGCCGAAGACGCAGGCCGCAAGGCACGCGACCACGGCATGGAGACGCTGGAAATCGAAGTTTCGGGTCCGGGTTCGGGCCGTGAGAGCGCCCTGCGTGCCCTTCAGGCCGTCGGGTTCTCCATCACGTCGATCCGCGACATGACCCCGGTGCCGCATAACGGCTGCCGTCCGCGCAAGCGTCGTCGCGTCTGATTGGCTCCGGCCCCTTCGGGGGCCGGTTGTCTGTCACCACCCGTCCGTAGGTGGTTTCTCTTTCGGGGGAGGCCACCGGCACGTTCTGACCGCGCTCCGGCGCGGTTGATGTTCCGTTGGTCCCCAGCGGGACAAGTTGTTTGAAAGGCCACGACATTGGTCCTCCAGAAGAACTGGCAGTCCCTTATCAAGCCGGAAAAGCTGGAAGTCGCGCCCGGCTCCGTGCCCACGCAGACAGCCACGGTGATTGCCGAGCCGCTGGAGCGTGGTTTTGGCATGACGCTCGGCAACGCGATTCGTCGCGTGCTGCTCTCCTCGCTGCAGGGCGCTGCCGTCACCGCGATCCAGATCGACGGCGTGCTGCATGAGTTCTCGTCCGTGCCGGGCGTCCGTGAGGACGTGACGGACATCGTGCTGAACATCAAGCAGC
The sequence above is drawn from the Asaia bogorensis NBRC 16594 genome and encodes:
- the rpsM gene encoding 30S ribosomal protein S13, with the protein product MARIAGVNIPTNKRVVIALSYIYGIGPSTAKAICSKLEVPEAKRVNELSDDEIVKIRELIDGDYRVEGDLRRETAMNIKRLMDLGCYRGLRHRRGLPVRGQRTHTNARTRKGKAVAIAGKKKATR
- the rpsK gene encoding 30S ribosomal protein S11 codes for the protein MAKAATPRIRKKERKNIISGVAHVLSTFNNTMITISDAQGNSIAWSSAGAQGFKGSRKSTPYAAQVAAEDAGRKARDHGMETLEIEVSGPGSGRESALRALQAVGFSITSIRDMTPVPHNGCRPRKRRRV